Proteins from a genomic interval of Clostridium scatologenes:
- a CDS encoding NifU family protein — MKELVMKSLDRIRPILQRDGGDVELVDVNKDGIVRVRMKGACGNCPSAMMTIKMLIEQTLKKEVIGVKEVIGV, encoded by the coding sequence ATGAAAGAATTAGTAATGAAATCCTTAGATAGAATTCGCCCAATACTTCAAAGAGATGGTGGGGATGTAGAACTTGTAGATGTTAATAAAGATGGAATTGTAAGAGTAAGAATGAAAGGTGCTTGTGGAAATTGTCCTTCAGCGATGATGACTATAAAAATGCTTATAGAACAAACTCTAAAAAAGGAAGTTATAGGAGTTAAAGAAGTTATAGGTGTATAA